The Mycobacterium haemophilum DSM 44634 sequence ACCCGCTCCGGGCCTGCCACAGCGAGTCAGCACCCGGGCCGGCGTAAAACGCGCGGGCGGTTACCTCCGGCGGTGTAACTCTGTAATTACCTTCCAACTCTGGTGTTCCTTTGGTCCGTAATGATTGCTGTCACTGGTATCAACGTCTGCTGTGCCGGTAGCGCCGGTGATCAGATCAGCCGACGTGTCGAGAGTTGTCGGTCTCGGAGGTCGAATACGCCTCCGCGGAGGCCGACAGCGAGGCCACAAACTCCTCCAAAATCACTGCGGCCCGGTCACTGACCCTCCGATAGTCCGCCGCCTGCGCGCAAAGACACGCCGCCACCTCCGTCGACACCTGGTCGCCACCCGGGGCAACCACAGCGGCCGTCACCCGGTTGGCCTCGGCACCGCTGGCAACCATGTCTTCACCAATGCCCCGTAACGCACCAGCCGCCCTGGTCAATGTCCTGGGTTGAACGCTCAAACCGCTCAAAAACGACATGCCTACTCCGCTTCTCCTCACACAAACCGACCGACTGCCCACGAATGGCCAAGTAACCCTTGGCGCACACGGTCGGCGTTGACGGTGAGCGCAGCTGGGGCCCAAGGATAGCGGCTGTGGCGGGCGCTCGCATCTCAACCGGCAGAACGTTATTGGGCAGGCATCCAATACTGGTTGGGGCGCTGGCCTCCGCGATGTCGCGTTGTGCGCCAATGCTCAACCTGCCTGGGCGATCACCCAAAACCATGCAGCTGCATAAGAAGTCGCCACCAAGCACCCTTAGTGGCACACGACGTCACACCTCCCACGTCGCAAAAAGTCTTGCTACGCAGAATGTTCCGCCCTAAAGCCCGACCCAAATGCATCAGCTGCTTACCCGCGTCGGTGTCATCTGCACCCCAGCCGCACAACACTTTGCCGTGCGTATCGCTCACCCACGCCCGCAGCATCATCGGGCCAGCCCTGATGGCTTGTGAATCATCGGTCATCTACCGCCGCTGCACTGTCGCCAAGGCGCATCACCTAGAACGGCTGCGCGCCACTCTCACCGACCTCTCGCCGAGCTCAACGAGGTCACCCGCCGAGGGGCGCCATGGCTAGTTGGCGATCAGTCACAACCCTGCTGGTGTTTACGAATGCTGATGCGATGCAGACGTATCAAGAGGTTCAGGACGCCATGCGATCCCAGCAATCCACGTATTCGGCTTCAGCGGCCGCAATCGCGTGAGTGTTTTGCCCGAACTGGTTTTGGCGATCTGGCCGGTGGCCACGCCGATCGCGCTATCGGTCAGCGCATGCGCGCCGATACATCCGGCCAATGGTATTGGTTATCAACGACTTCGCGATGCGTGCGCACACCACCACCCAGTCCGACGATCTCCACGACCTGGTCTCTGACCGGGCAATCATCGACAGACCCTTGATCCGGACCTCCAACAGAACCCCAGCGACTGGTACGGCTTGTTCCCCCACCCGTCGTCGCCGAATCCCGAAGAATGCCCCGGGAGCAAGGCCAGCTAGACAACACCGCAACGGGCCGGTAAGCCTATACGGAGGCCCAACGCTATTCGATTGGAGAGTGATGACGATCTCGTTGAGCACGTCGGAGGGTCACATCGATGGCCCCCTGGGACGTACTTGGTGGCGCATCACCGGCGAGCTTGAAATTGGCCGTCGTTCGGGACGAACGCCGGTGGTCGTTCTCCATGGCGGTCCCGGTGTGCCGCACAACTACCTGCTGCGACTCGCCCGGCTGTCCGACCGCGGACGCGCGGTCATCCACTACGACCAGATTGGGTCGGGGCGATCAACCCACCTCCCGAACACCGATCCTGAGTTCTGGACGGTCGAGCTGTTCCTCGACGAGTTGATTTGCTTACTTAACGATCTCGGGATCGCTGATGATTACTACCTGTTAGGTCAGTCCTGGGGCGGGATGCTTGCCGCGGAACACGCACTAAGCCAGTCTCCCGGGCTTCGGGGAATGATTCTCGCTAATACACCTGCGTCGATGCCGTTATGGGTGGCTGGGGTCAACCAGTTGCGGTCCGAACTTCCAGCTGCCGTGCAAGAAACATTGAGCAGCCACGAGAGTAATGGCACAACGGATTCCGCGGAGTATCTCGGCGCCCAGCAGGTGTTCTACGACCGCCATGTGTGCCGAATGGTTCCCAACCCGCCAGAATTGATGGCTAGCTTTGAGGCAGTGCAAGAAGATCCGACTGTCTATCACGCGATGGTGGGGCCCAATGAGTTTTACATCACGGGCTCACTGAAATCGTGGTCAGTGGTCGATCAGCTTCATCGGATCACCGTGCCCACCCTCGTTGTCAATGGGCGCTACGACGAGGCGACTGACCTCTGCGTCGCTCCTTTCCTGCAGCGGATTCCACGAGTCCAGTACGCAAAATTCGAGCATTCCAGCCACACGCCGCATCTAGAGGAAGAGGAATTGTTCCTCGACGTTGTCAACGCGTTTCTCGAATCATGCGACGACCCGAGGGCTTGAAGTCGGCTCTAGGCGATCCAGACCGTCTTGGTGTTGCAGAACTCGCGGATCCCGTGGGCCGACAGCTCGCGTCCGTAGCCGGACCGCTTGACACCGCCGAA is a genomic window containing:
- a CDS encoding PE family protein yields the protein MSFLSGLSVQPRTLTRAAGALRGIGEDMVASGAEANRVTAAVVAPGGDQVSTEVAACLCAQAADYRRVSDRAAVILEEFVASLSASAEAYSTSETDNSRHVG
- a CDS encoding proline iminopeptidase-family hydrolase, which encodes MTISLSTSEGHIDGPLGRTWWRITGELEIGRRSGRTPVVVLHGGPGVPHNYLLRLARLSDRGRAVIHYDQIGSGRSTHLPNTDPEFWTVELFLDELICLLNDLGIADDYYLLGQSWGGMLAAEHALSQSPGLRGMILANTPASMPLWVAGVNQLRSELPAAVQETLSSHESNGTTDSAEYLGAQQVFYDRHVCRMVPNPPELMASFEAVQEDPTVYHAMVGPNEFYITGSLKSWSVVDQLHRITVPTLVVNGRYDEATDLCVAPFLQRIPRVQYAKFEHSSHTPHLEEEELFLDVVNAFLESCDDPRA